The following are from one region of the candidate division WOR-3 bacterium genome:
- a CDS encoding ATP-binding cassette domain-containing protein, translated as MKLVSENITFSWNKGKLLSDVSLEIEDGSVATLSGDVASGKSTLLFALSGLLVPDSGKVYCSGNGVSTSSSSSFTGLIRQEIFNQIAFTTSEKELRFSASLAKGNSSHGLISASEIAKEWTINSKKTFDMDYYELLKLFTAGFCMTGKKFILFDEVFINLTENERKEMTEKLLNHGIGCLYVTQFPSFFKNITKKHYFLEKGGLTEDPELSLKDVTIERVQNIFTKPNYFKLDSNNSLIKELKSRLKKKGKISFLPQCSERLFFYRDIGRELAWRRIDRDLFLKMAQGAGFPDDIIGADPFTLSSGQRRAIAICLALSRNPEIIFIENPLLHLDAKRIKWFMEELETYTRSGGSVFYTSPKGLITTDLPESA; from the coding sequence ATGAAATTAGTATCAGAAAATATAACATTTTCATGGAACAAAGGAAAATTATTATCTGACGTCAGTCTTGAGATAGAGGACGGAAGTGTCGCGACTCTTTCCGGAGATGTTGCATCCGGTAAAAGCACACTCCTTTTCGCTTTGTCCGGTTTGCTGGTGCCGGATTCCGGAAAAGTTTACTGCAGTGGAAACGGAGTTTCGACATCGTCGTCTTCCTCTTTCACAGGACTGATAAGGCAGGAAATATTCAATCAAATAGCTTTTACAACATCAGAAAAGGAATTGCGATTCAGCGCTTCTCTCGCAAAAGGCAACTCCTCGCACGGCTTAATATCAGCCTCGGAAATCGCGAAAGAATGGACTATCAATTCTAAAAAAACCTTCGATATGGACTATTACGAACTTTTGAAGCTTTTCACTGCGGGATTCTGCATGACCGGGAAAAAATTCATACTGTTCGATGAAGTATTCATCAATCTGACTGAAAATGAGAGAAAGGAGATGACCGAAAAACTGCTCAACCACGGCATCGGGTGTCTTTACGTCACGCAATTCCCCTCTTTTTTCAAAAACATAACCAAAAAGCATTACTTTCTGGAAAAAGGCGGACTGACAGAAGATCCCGAACTGTCTTTAAAAGATGTGACAATTGAAAGAGTTCAGAATATCTTCACAAAGCCAAATTACTTCAAACTTGATTCCAACAATTCTTTGATCAAAGAACTGAAAAGCCGATTGAAAAAGAAGGGAAAAATTTCATTTCTCCCTCAATGTTCCGAACGCCTTTTCTTTTACAGAGATATCGGCAGGGAACTTGCCTGGCGGAGAATCGACAGAGACCTTTTTCTTAAAATGGCTCAAGGAGCGGGTTTTCCGGACGACATTATCGGAGCCGACCCTTTTACTCTTTCATCCGGCCAAAGACGCGCGATTGCTATTTGTCTGGCTCTGTCGAGAAATCCCGAGATTATTTTTATCGAGAATCCGCTCCTTCACCTCGACGCAAAAAGAATAAAATGGTTCATGGAAGAACTCGAAACTTATACCCGCTCAGGCGGTTCGGTTTTCTACACGTCACCCAAAGGCCTCATAACAACTGATTTGCCGGAATCTGCGTAA
- a CDS encoding SHOCT domain-containing protein, whose product MEMNENVRKIVESYKSKIKDDKIFFHPDIPFKKLHNVQNSYARGVPTKTILLLIDNTTFGSAKDGALFTENAIYSHNIMQKPQNYMYDEIESVVFLPGMTSNLIINGNKFLETNFPSQVSMVSVKDMLLEIINSLNAKPSGETLPVEGLKKLKELYEQGLINEEEYNQKRKKYIDLI is encoded by the coding sequence ATGGAAATGAATGAGAACGTCAGGAAGATTGTCGAATCCTATAAAAGTAAAATTAAAGATGATAAAATTTTTTTTCATCCGGACATACCGTTTAAAAAGCTTCACAATGTTCAAAACAGCTACGCCAGGGGTGTTCCCACAAAAACAATTCTTCTTCTCATAGACAATACGACTTTCGGAAGCGCGAAAGACGGGGCTCTTTTCACGGAAAACGCGATTTATTCGCACAATATAATGCAGAAACCGCAGAATTATATGTACGATGAAATCGAATCGGTTGTTTTTCTTCCCGGAATGACGAGCAACCTCATAATAAACGGCAACAAGTTTCTCGAAACGAATTTTCCATCCCAGGTTTCGATGGTCTCGGTAAAAGATATGCTCCTGGAGATTATCAATTCCCTTAACGCCAAACCGTCCGGTGAAACTTTACCTGTTGAGGGATTGAAAAAACTCAAGGAACTCTACGAACAGGGATTGATTAATGAAGAGGAATACAATCAAAAGAGAAAAAAATACATCGATCTGATCTGA
- the pdxS gene encoding pyridoxal 5'-phosphate synthase lyase subunit PdxS produces the protein MADIKIKIGLADMLKGGVIMDVTDAKQASIAQEAGAVAVMALERVPADIRASGGVARMASLKKIKEIMQTVDIPVMAKCRIGHFAEAQILQAVGVDFIDESEVLTPADDRFHVNKHAFEVPFVCGCRNLGEALRRIGEGAALIRTKGEAGTGDIIHAVRHMRTVQHDIKVLTALRDDELMAQSKELGAPYSLVKNVAETAKLPVPNFAAGGIATPADASLMMQLGAESIFVGSGIFKSSDPEKRARAIVLAVTHYKDAKAVAEISEELGEGMRGIDSSKLSPEEELQSRGW, from the coding sequence ATGGCTGATATAAAAATCAAAATCGGACTCGCAGACATGCTGAAAGGCGGCGTCATAATGGACGTCACCGACGCCAAACAGGCCTCGATAGCACAGGAAGCCGGAGCAGTAGCTGTGATGGCTCTGGAAAGAGTGCCTGCGGACATCCGGGCTTCCGGGGGAGTGGCAAGGATGGCGAGCCTGAAAAAAATCAAAGAGATCATGCAAACCGTGGACATACCGGTGATGGCAAAGTGCCGGATAGGACATTTTGCCGAGGCGCAGATACTTCAGGCCGTAGGCGTGGATTTCATTGACGAATCGGAAGTTTTGACGCCGGCTGACGATAGATTCCACGTAAACAAACACGCCTTCGAAGTGCCTTTCGTCTGCGGATGCAGAAACCTCGGCGAGGCTCTCAGGAGGATCGGAGAAGGAGCCGCGCTGATAAGAACAAAAGGAGAGGCGGGCACAGGAGACATAATCCACGCTGTCAGACACATGCGAACGGTTCAGCACGACATAAAAGTACTGACTGCTCTCAGGGACGACGAGCTCATGGCACAATCGAAAGAACTCGGCGCACCTTATTCTCTCGTAAAGAATGTTGCCGAAACCGCCAAACTGCCTGTGCCGAATTTCGCCGCAGGAGGCATAGCGACACCTGCCGACGCATCTTTAATGATGCAACTCGGCGCAGAAAGTATTTTCGTCGGATCGGGAATATTCAAGTCTTCCGACCCGGAAAAAAGAGCGAGAGCGATAGTTCTGGCCGTGACGCATTACAAAGACGCCAAAGCAGTCGCTGAAATTTCTGAAGAACTCGGCGAGGGGATGAGAGGGATAGATTCTTCAAAGCTCTCCCCTGAAGAAGAACTTCAGTCTAGAGGATGGTAA
- the guaA gene encoding glutamine-hydrolyzing GMP synthase, producing MPDKIAVIDLGGQYAHLIATKVRETGVFSEILNPDADMSVLSEFKGVILSGSPALSSQNELAIGGEILGKDIPVLGFCFGHQEIAKFHGGKIENKGQEYGKSVLRITKKSEIFEGLSLEETVWMSHGDAVVSPGQMEETGVSVSPEGRIQRYSALQHLPSKHFGFQFHPEVDDTPNGIKMIENFVFKICGCIKSWDQKTMLEKIKNNVIKEAFGKKTVMLVSGGVDSTVAAVVLGKYLPRESLSFIHVDTGLMRENESREVMDLFEKQGLLGRMKFIDASKNFIGKLEGISDPEKKRKIIGESFIQTVEPLLSETSGEGNLLGQGTIYPDRIETGETKHANKIKTHHNRIPVIEEMVRAGKVIEPLKDLYKMEVRELAKHLGIPSEFVDRHPFPGPGLGVRCVCSDGNVDKDEFAKVRKDLLNLPSVTFEKDLLPVKSVGVKGDLRSFEYSAVLCSEKTDFDEAESYANVIFRSVKGINRTLLIYGIKSLPEFRAREAYLTPKRLEILRKADRKANDLLIKFGLYGDVWQMPVILLPVTANGQEKEIIVVRPVVSLRGMTARPYHLTDIFMDELNEFIKYSDAGFLAFDLSSKPPATIEWE from the coding sequence GTGCCGGACAAAATCGCTGTGATAGACCTTGGGGGTCAGTATGCGCATCTCATTGCCACCAAAGTGAGGGAGACGGGAGTTTTCTCGGAGATACTGAATCCCGACGCGGACATGAGCGTTCTGTCTGAATTCAAAGGAGTGATCCTTTCCGGCAGTCCCGCCTTGAGTTCACAAAACGAACTGGCAATCGGCGGAGAAATTTTAGGCAAAGATATCCCGGTTCTCGGTTTTTGTTTCGGCCATCAGGAGATCGCCAAATTCCACGGCGGTAAAATCGAAAACAAGGGACAGGAATACGGTAAAAGCGTTTTGAGGATAACAAAGAAATCCGAGATATTCGAAGGCCTTTCCCTGGAAGAAACGGTTTGGATGAGCCACGGTGACGCAGTTGTCTCTCCAGGCCAGATGGAAGAAACAGGCGTTTCGGTTTCTCCAGAAGGGCGGATCCAGAGATATTCAGCGCTACAGCATCTTCCGTCAAAACATTTCGGCTTTCAGTTTCATCCGGAAGTGGACGACACTCCCAACGGCATAAAAATGATAGAAAACTTTGTTTTTAAAATATGCGGCTGTATTAAATCCTGGGATCAGAAAACGATGCTCGAAAAAATAAAAAATAATGTCATAAAGGAAGCTTTCGGCAAAAAAACAGTAATGCTAGTCAGCGGAGGAGTAGATTCAACAGTAGCCGCAGTGGTGCTTGGCAAATATCTGCCGCGCGAAAGCCTGTCTTTCATACACGTTGACACCGGGCTTATGAGGGAAAACGAGAGCAGGGAAGTGATGGACCTTTTTGAGAAACAAGGTCTTCTCGGCAGAATGAAGTTCATAGACGCCTCAAAGAACTTCATCGGGAAACTCGAAGGAATAAGCGACCCGGAAAAGAAAAGAAAGATTATAGGTGAATCGTTCATACAAACTGTGGAACCGCTCTTATCAGAAACCTCCGGAGAGGGAAATCTTTTGGGTCAGGGCACAATATACCCTGACAGGATAGAAACGGGTGAAACGAAACACGCGAACAAGATAAAGACGCACCACAACAGAATACCGGTTATAGAGGAGATGGTCAGAGCCGGAAAGGTCATAGAACCGCTGAAAGACCTTTACAAGATGGAAGTCAGGGAATTGGCCAAGCATTTAGGAATACCCTCCGAATTCGTCGACAGGCATCCTTTTCCCGGTCCCGGACTCGGAGTGAGATGTGTGTGCTCCGACGGTAATGTTGACAAAGACGAATTTGCAAAAGTCCGAAAAGACCTTTTAAATTTGCCTTCTGTAACTTTTGAAAAGGACCTGCTTCCGGTCAAATCGGTCGGAGTAAAAGGCGACCTCAGGAGTTTCGAATACTCGGCTGTTTTGTGTTCGGAAAAAACGGATTTCGATGAGGCCGAATCTTATGCCAACGTCATTTTTCGGTCTGTGAAAGGCATTAACAGGACACTTTTGATATACGGCATCAAAAGCCTGCCTGAATTTCGAGCAAGAGAAGCTTATCTCACACCGAAAAGGCTTGAAATTTTAAGAAAAGCAGACAGAAAAGCGAACGATTTGCTGATTAAATTCGGCCTGTACGGCGACGTGTGGCAGATGCCCGTCATACTTCTGCCGGTGACAGCGAACGGGCAAGAGAAAGAGATAATCGTCGTAAGACCGGTTGTCTCCTTGAGAGGTATGACAGCCAGGCCGTATCATTTGACAGATATATTTATGGACGAGTTAAACGAATTCATAAAATATTCGGACGCTGGATTTCTGGCGTTCGACCTTTCATCAAAACCTCCCGCGACAATAGAATGGGAATGA
- the pdxT gene encoding pyridoxal 5'-phosphate synthase glutaminase subunit PdxT, whose amino-acid sequence MVTKIAVVALQGDYDSHSRKVLEYFRDSKVFFIRKPGDFPETVDLIIIPGGESSTISILSDLSRLGERIISETEKGVALFGTCAGSIMLSKNILNPGRAKPWSLIDIETERNAYGRQVDSSVKEIRFTSSGRKFTGTDSMNGIFIRAPRITRTGNGVQVLAESEGSPVLVIQNRIIACTFHPELSDGFDVYRIIESIIVS is encoded by the coding sequence ATGGTAACGAAAATAGCCGTAGTCGCCTTACAGGGCGATTACGACTCTCATTCCAGAAAGGTTCTGGAATACTTCAGGGATTCCAAGGTCTTTTTTATCAGAAAACCGGGGGACTTTCCTGAAACCGTCGATCTTATAATAATTCCTGGCGGGGAGTCTTCAACAATTTCAATACTTTCAGACCTCTCGCGTCTCGGAGAAAGAATAATATCTGAAACAGAAAAAGGCGTCGCGCTTTTCGGGACCTGCGCGGGAAGCATAATGCTTTCAAAAAATATTCTCAACCCCGGCAGAGCGAAACCTTGGAGTCTAATTGACATAGAAACAGAAAGAAATGCCTACGGAAGGCAGGTGGATTCATCAGTCAAGGAAATCCGCTTCACTTCTTCCGGAAGAAAATTCACCGGAACAGATTCAATGAACGGCATTTTTATAAGAGCCCCGAGGATAACGAGAACAGGAAATGGCGTCCAAGTACTCGCCGAATCCGAAGGCAGTCCGGTCTTGGTCATCCAAAACAGGATAATCGCCTGCACATTCCATCCTGAACTTTCGGACGGTTTTGACGTTTACAGAATTATTGAGAGCATCATTGTTTCATAG